CGGCAAAGACGGCCAGCCAACCCAGGGCGGCTACAGCGAAGCGATCGTCGTCGACGAAAACTACGTGTTGCGCATACCCGACGTGCTGCCCCTGGATGTGGCGGCGCCGCTGTTGTGCGCGGGCATCACGCTGTACTCGCCACTGCGCCACTGGAATGCCGGGGCGAACACGCGGGTGGCGATCATCGGCCTAGGCGGACTGGGTCACATGGGCGTCAAGCTGGGCGCCGCGATGGGCGCCGACGTGACGGTGCTGTCCCAATCGCTGAAGAAAATGGAGGACGGTCTGCGCTTGGGGGCCAAGAGCTACTACGCGACCGCCGACCCGGACACCTTCCGCAAGCTGCGCGGCGGCTTCGACCTGATCCTGAACACCGTCTCGGCTAACTTGGACCTCGGCCAGTACCTGAACCTGCTGGACGTCGACGGCACACTCGTGGAACTGGGTATCCCCGAGCACCCCATGGCCGTGCCGGCGTTCGCGCTAGCGCTCATGCGACGCAGCCTGGCCGGGTCCAACATCGGCGGGATCGCCGAGACCCAGGAGATGCTCAATTTCTGTGCCGAGCACGGCGTGACACCCGAAATCGAGCTGATTGAACCGGACTACATCAACGACGCCTACGAGCGCGTGCTGGCCAGCGACGTGCGCTACCGCTTCGTCATCGACATCTCAGCCCTGTGAGGCCGGTGCGCGATCACTTCCGGATTCGGACTCGCCGACGTCGACGCCGGCCAGCGGCCATCCGGCGGCGGCCAGGATGCCTGCCACCCGTTGGATGTTTTCCGGTCCGGCGTCGTGATGGGTCACCTCGGAGATGAACTCGGCGATCTCGTCGCGGTCGATCACACGGTCCGCCACGGCGGGCGACCCGTTCTCGGTGAAGTGGCGCACCACCTCCCCGATCTGCTCCTCGGTCAGCGGGGTGCTGCGCAATAGCGACAGCAGCGCCACCCGGTCCGGCCCGGGGACGCCCTCGGGGTAGCCAACCTGAAGCCAGCGCAGCACCGAACGGAAGAAATGCGGGTGCGAGAACGTTTTCGTCACCCCACCAGTCTCAAGGTTTCGACATCACTCGCGCCAGTGTGGTGCGGCGCGATTCAGACAATTCACGAGGCGTTCACCACGATCGCGAGCCCATGGACCCATGAGCCCGTGACATTCTGCAGCGTCGTCTAGCGGGACGGCAACGACGAACTGGGTTTTCACCCCGCTCGATTTTTCACCCCGCTCGATTAGGTGGCGTTTGGCAAGCTGGCTCGCGCGCTGCGGGGCAAGGCCATCTGGCGTTGCGCTGTCACGCGCTGGAGTGCCCTCGTGAGAAATGACCGGCCCCGGGCAGCGGACGTCGACGGTGTCAGGCCGGCCAGTCGCCGCGGGTCAAAGAGCTTGGCGTGACGCTCCACCGGTAGCTATCGGATTCCAGAAGCTTGGGCAGCCAATTGTCCCAGGTGCCAGTCGCGCCGCCAGCGGTATGCACCGCGGTACGCGCGGCAACAAACGCCTTGTGACGAGCGCGTCCGAGCGGTCATCGGCCTCCACCGTCATGCACAGCTCCTTCTCCAGGTCTACGCCGACGTCGCGGTCCACATTGGTGAGCTTGGCGAATGCCTCGGCAACCTCGTCGAAATGCGCCTCCGCGTCCGCATCGAACGGTCCGCCCATGTCAAAGATCAACTCGACGTAGTAGCTAGTTACCGCATCAGGTCAGTGTTTGCTGGCCTCGGAGTCCGGCCGAACAATGGCCCATTTTCCCGCGACTCTAGAAGTCCCAGTCATCGTCCTCGGTGACGACCGCCTTGCCGATCACATAGCTCGACCCGGATCCGGAGAAGAAGTCATGGTTCTCGTCGGCGTTGGGTGACAGCGCCGACAGGATGGCCGGGTTCACGTCGGTCTCATCGCGGGGGAACAGCGCCTCATAGCCGAGGTTCATCAGCGCCTTGTTGGCGTTGTAGCGCAAGAACTTCTTGACGTCCTCGGTTAGCCCGACCTCGTCGTAGAGGTCCTGGGTGTATTCCACCTCGTTGTCGTAGAGCTCGAACAGTAGCTCGTAGGTGTAGTCCTTGAGCTCGGCGCGCGTGACGTCGTCAACCAACGCCAGACCACGCTGGAACTTATAGCCGATGTAGTAACCGTGCACGGCCTCGTCGCGGATGATCAGCCGGATCATGTCGGCGGTGTTGGTCAACTTGGCCCGACTCGACCAGTACATCGGCAGGTAGAACCCAGAGTAGAACAGGAAGCTCTCCAGCAGGGTGGAGGCCACCTTGCGCTTGAGCGGCTCGTCGCCGCGGTAGTACTGCAGCACGATCTCGGCCTTGCGCT
Above is a window of Mycobacterium tuberculosis H37Rv DNA encoding:
- the adhC gene encoding NADP-dependent alcohol dehydrogenase; the protein is MSTVAAYAAMSATEPLTKTTITRRDPGPHDVAIDIKFAGICHSDIHTVKAEWGQPNYPVVPGHEIAGVVTAVGSEVTKYRQGDRVGVGCFVDSCRECNSCTRGIEQYCKPGANFTYNSIGKDGQPTQGGYSEAIVVDENYVLRIPDVLPLDVAAPLLCAGITLYSPLRHWNAGANTRVAIIGLGGLGHMGVKLGAAMGADVTVLSQSLKKMEDGLRLGAKSYYATADPDTFRKLRGGFDLILNTVSANLDLGQYLNLLDVDGTLVELGIPEHPMAVPAFALALMRRSLAGSNIGGIAETQEMLNFCAEHGVTPEIELIEPDYINDAYERVLASDVRYRFVIDISAL
- the nrdF2 gene encoding ribonucleoside-diphosphate reductase subunit beta NrdF2 (ribonucleotide reductase small subunit (R2F protein)) — its product is MTGNAKLIDRVSAINWNRLQDEKDAEVWDRLTGNFWLPEKVPVSNDIPSWGTLTAGEKQLTMRVFTGLTMLDTIQGTVGAVSLIPDALTPHEEAVLTNIAFMESVHAKSYSQIFSTLCSTAEIDDAFRWSEENRNLQRKAEIVLQYYRGDEPLKRKVASTLLESFLFYSGFYLPMYWSSRAKLTNTADMIRLIIRDEAVHGYYIGYKFQRGLALVDDVTRAELKDYTYELLFELYDNEVEYTQDLYDEVGLTEDVKKFLRYNANKALMNLGYEALFPRDETDVNPAILSALSPNADENHDFFSGSGSSYVIGKAVVTEDDDWDF